In one window of Verrucomicrobiota bacterium DNA:
- a CDS encoding rhodanese-like domain-containing protein, with protein sequence MGFSLRDQWESFFNDILWVTKILFLSFAAGLIISLILPGTIGSEVSKIDPAMSEIDIGEFNTLMKTNPPPVIMDARSDLFYQNGHIPNALSYPLKRIDQWKEKFVEEMKKKDSGTIIIVYCSDVNCEDSHDVAEMLSPLVKNRIFLFKEGWQGWVNSRSENQ encoded by the coding sequence ATGGGCTTCTCTTTGCGCGACCAGTGGGAATCTTTTTTTAATGATATCCTCTGGGTTACAAAAATCCTTTTCCTCTCTTTTGCCGCAGGACTCATCATCAGCCTCATACTTCCTGGAACGATCGGTAGTGAAGTGTCCAAAATAGATCCAGCGATGAGTGAAATCGACATAGGGGAATTTAATACCCTAATGAAAACAAATCCTCCCCCCGTCATTATGGATGCCCGGTCTGACTTGTTTTATCAAAATGGGCATATCCCGAATGCGTTAAGTTATCCACTCAAGAGGATCGACCAGTGGAAAGAGAAATTTGTGGAGGAAATGAAAAAGAAGGACAGCGGCACAATCATCATTGTCTATTGTAGTGATGTTAATTGTGAGGACAGTCATGATGTTGCAGAAATGCTTTCACCATTGGTTAAAAACAGGATATTTCTTTTTAAAGAAGGCTGGCAAGGATGGGTAAATTCCCGTTCCGAAAACCAGTGA